CGTTGAAGATCTCGCCCATCACGCCTCCTGCCGGGCCAGCAGCAGCGCCCCGTCCAGCCCCGAGCCCAGCGGCGCCCGCATCGGCCAGCGCCCGGAGAGCCGCCGGGCGTAATGCGCGCCCAGCCCGCCCAGAAACACCACCGGCAACCCGCGCCCGGCCTGCAGCCTGTCGATCATGCTGCCGATCTCGGCCACGGCGGCGGTCATGATGCGCTCGGCCGCCGGGTCGGTGCCGGCGACGATGCGGGGCGCGAAACAGCCGAATTCCGCCGGCCGGGCGCGCAGGCCGAAGGAGATCACGCCCTCGATGCCGCCCAGCTCATCCAGCACCGCCTGCAACAGCGGCGTCATCGGCGCGAATCCGTCCTCGGCCCGCAGCGCCTCGGCCAGCAGCGCCCGGCCCAGCACCGCGCCGCTGCCCTCGTCGCCCAGAAGGAAGCCGCGCCCGCCATATTGCCGCATCGTGCCGCCGGCCTGCACCGCGAAGACCGAGCCGGTGCCCATCGCCGCGACGATGCCGTCGGCCGTCCCCAGCGCCCCCACCGCCGCCGTCACCGCATCGGTGACGATTCGCGTGCGGCGGAACGGCAGCATCGCCTGCAAGCGCCGGGCCGAGGCGGTGACATTGGCCCCGGCCAGGCCCAGCACCGCCGTCAGCTGGTCCAGGTGGCCCTGGCCGGCCTGATCCAGCGCGGCGCGGGTGGCGGCCAGGATATTGGCGCAGGCGCCCTCGGTCTCGATCGAGATATTGGCGGGGCCGCCGGCACCCTGGCCGATGATCCGGCCCGAGGCATCCGCGATGGCGGCGCGGCAGCCGGTGCCTCCCCCGTCTATGCCCAGAAAATACGTCATGGCGACTCCCTTTGGCTGCACCATACCAAAACAATACCAGATGGGAA
This portion of the Paracoccus sp. N5 genome encodes:
- a CDS encoding BadF/BadG/BcrA/BcrD ATPase family protein — protein: MTYFLGIDGGGTGCRAAIADASGRIIGQGAGGPANISIETEGACANILAATRAALDQAGQGHLDQLTAVLGLAGANVTASARRLQAMLPFRRTRIVTDAVTAAVGALGTADGIVAAMGTGSVFAVQAGGTMRQYGGRGFLLGDEGSGAVLGRALLAEALRAEDGFAPMTPLLQAVLDELGGIEGVISFGLRARPAEFGCFAPRIVAGTDPAAERIMTAAVAEIGSMIDRLQAGRGLPVVFLGGLGAHYARRLSGRWPMRAPLGSGLDGALLLARQEA